A window from Pseudomonas frederiksbergensis encodes these proteins:
- a CDS encoding AraC family transcriptional regulator, whose protein sequence is MTLKNTWFEADSRFIPGHYQPATLIDLALSRDIDSHRLLRGTGLFHEDILAGQTRLSPQQFLGLIGNSRRLLDADDSSFLFGQRLLPGHYGPASHALRHAQNLHQALDTLVQQQAVLCPLATPRLVLDEKHAYFYWLDSCGAGEQWRFLLEASMTSIVAMSRSQSGQRLPWECSFSHAEPRYVEQYWVHLGEHTQFKRPLDLMRIPREFLAQSWPDASATAGQVARQEAHRQIEQLGFASSFIDCVNRYLQSHVRQAPNLEQAAQAFAMSPATLKRKLQKHDTGFQQQVDLVRKHVALYLYQIKGFSNEQVADYLRFNDAANFRRSFKRWTGSTPNLIREMFNTR, encoded by the coding sequence ATGACCCTGAAAAATACCTGGTTCGAAGCTGACAGCCGTTTCATTCCCGGGCATTACCAACCCGCAACCCTGATTGATCTGGCGCTGTCCCGGGACATTGACAGCCATCGCCTGCTGCGCGGGACTGGACTGTTTCATGAGGACATCCTGGCCGGCCAGACTCGTCTCAGCCCGCAACAATTTCTAGGGTTGATCGGCAATAGCCGGCGCTTGCTGGATGCCGATGACAGCAGTTTTTTGTTCGGCCAGCGCTTGCTGCCGGGGCATTACGGCCCTGCCAGCCACGCCCTGCGACACGCGCAAAACCTGCACCAGGCCCTCGACACTCTGGTGCAACAGCAGGCGGTGCTCTGCCCGCTGGCCACGCCGCGGCTGGTGCTGGACGAAAAGCATGCCTATTTCTACTGGCTGGACAGCTGCGGCGCGGGCGAGCAATGGCGTTTTTTGCTGGAGGCGAGCATGACCTCAATCGTTGCCATGAGCCGGTCACAGAGCGGCCAGCGCCTGCCGTGGGAATGCAGCTTCAGCCATGCCGAACCGCGTTATGTCGAGCAGTACTGGGTGCACCTGGGCGAGCACACACAGTTCAAACGCCCGCTGGACCTCATGCGCATCCCCCGGGAATTTCTCGCCCAATCCTGGCCCGACGCCTCGGCCACCGCGGGCCAGGTCGCCCGTCAGGAAGCCCACCGACAAATCGAACAATTGGGCTTTGCCTCAAGCTTCATCGATTGTGTTAACCGCTACCTGCAAAGCCACGTGCGCCAAGCTCCCAACCTCGAACAAGCCGCCCAGGCCTTCGCCATGAGTCCCGCCACGCTCAAGCGCAAACTGCAAAAACACGACACCGGATTTCAACAGCAGGTGGATTTGGTGCGCAAGCACGTGGCGCTTTACCTGTATCAGATCAAGGGATTCAGTAATGAACAAGTGGCGGACTATCTGAGATTCAACGATGCAGCTAACTTCCGGCGCTCCTTCAAACGCTGGACCGGCAGCACGCCCAACCTGATTCGCGAGATGTTCAATACCCGTTGA
- a CDS encoding GGDEF domain-containing protein → MFSVLKPHRWKLALLLLAANMGLLLHLACGELKSVSEWVWLDIIGEGGSALLALVWLGLVLKSRPAGRVTNYLALGLSCIFFSWWIDSLDEFIRLPDSITWDHWLESGPMPVGMILLTLGIYHWHREQLAISAQMEKRERLFREHRLFDKLTPLGGADYLKRQLISSLEDSQGQAQPLSLLALDIDNFAAINQAFGHAEGDAVLQALSHLLLLNLRRQDLLCRLAGDRFVVLLPNTGESQARLLALELQQAVQGLAHKTRQHGERIHLSASTAVVMAVEEAPDALLKRLNLALARAKQPLAKIA, encoded by the coding sequence ATGTTTTCAGTGCTCAAACCCCATCGTTGGAAACTCGCGCTGCTGCTGTTGGCGGCGAACATGGGATTGCTGCTGCACCTGGCCTGCGGTGAGCTGAAAAGTGTCAGCGAATGGGTCTGGCTGGACATCATCGGCGAAGGGGGTTCCGCGCTGCTCGCGCTGGTCTGGCTGGGCCTGGTGCTCAAGAGTCGCCCGGCCGGGCGCGTCACCAATTACCTGGCACTGGGCTTGAGTTGCATCTTTTTTTCCTGGTGGATCGACAGCCTTGACGAGTTCATCCGCCTGCCCGACAGCATCACCTGGGACCACTGGCTGGAGTCCGGGCCGATGCCGGTGGGCATGATTCTGCTGACACTCGGCATCTATCACTGGCACCGCGAACAACTGGCGATCAGCGCGCAAATGGAGAAGCGTGAAAGGCTCTTTCGCGAACACCGGCTGTTCGACAAACTCACCCCTTTGGGCGGTGCCGATTACCTCAAACGCCAGTTGATCAGCAGCCTTGAGGACAGCCAGGGTCAAGCGCAACCCTTGTCATTGCTGGCGCTGGACATCGATAACTTCGCGGCGATCAATCAGGCGTTCGGGCATGCCGAAGGCGATGCCGTATTGCAGGCGCTCAGTCATTTGCTGCTGCTCAACCTGCGCCGCCAGGACCTGCTCTGCCGACTGGCAGGCGATCGTTTCGTGGTGTTGTTGCCCAACACCGGCGAGAGCCAGGCACGCTTGCTGGCGCTGGAACTGCAACAGGCAGTACAAGGGCTGGCCCACAAAACCCGACAACACGGCGAACGCATACACCTGTCGGCCAGCACGGCAGTGGTCATGGCCGTGGAAGAAGCGCCGGACGCCCTGCTCAAACGCCTCAACCTGGCACTGGCCCGGGCCAAACAGCCCTTGGCAAAAATTGCCTGA
- a CDS encoding TonB-dependent receptor, whose product MYQRSSTAGIVSFTLTALAMAMASERLSAAETAPNTEHVEVVGQAASIDQALKEQRNSDSIKSVVHADGVAQLPDENVAEAVQRLPGVSVERDQGEGRFVSVRGLGPDLNSVTINGTLVPSPESERRAVALDVLPSELVQSLSVIKTLTPDMDANSLGGTVDVKSLSAFDHTGLFYTGSSEASYDKNTHQTSPKFSGAVSDRFSLGDGIDNFGVAAALSWQKRDFGSDNVETGGAWDFEQGAKLEEFEQRDYDISRERAGGGLNFDYKPDDLSSYYLRTLYSRYKDSETRNSTSFEFADPQAAGELGDAEGSRKLKQREETQEIQSYVFGGERMFGLWTVSSQAGYSRSSEDSPGHIANAKFAGIDDFTDSGFYDNDKPRPIIGQAFYDPSNFSLDKVDWEKQKTTDTEKNLRLDLARDYDFKGYASQVKFGGKVSRRNKDNNLDAWVYEDFDDLGFSDDQLNLTQFKKGNVDYRLGQFGPGISGSAVKQLIGGLNQADFYDETESRVNDFKISEDINSGYLMNTLDIDDWRFIAGLRYEGTEFEAKGTGVTDGEFQSTETKRRYHHWLPGLHARYQLDKNTQVRAAWTKSVVRPTFGQLAPGFVIDDDEATFGNPELKPLESSNLDLGIEHYMGRAGTVSAFVFYKDIKNFVYNTDLAGSGAWVDFSEAHTFANGDSAKLYGLELAYSQKFDWLPAPWNGLLVGANTTFSRSDAEIKGFDAASGINRKRSIDLPNQADTVGNLMLGWEDDKLSLRLSANYKSDYLFELASINDKAHDLHVDAQTFVDFSARYSLTKNLQVSFEAQNLTDEPYFVYTGNRSYNGQYEEYGPTYKLGLTFTHF is encoded by the coding sequence ATGTACCAGCGCAGCAGCACCGCCGGGATCGTCAGCTTTACGCTCACCGCCTTGGCCATGGCAATGGCCAGCGAACGCCTGAGCGCCGCTGAAACCGCACCCAACACTGAACACGTCGAAGTGGTCGGGCAGGCTGCGAGCATCGATCAGGCGCTGAAAGAACAGCGCAACTCCGACAGCATCAAGAGCGTGGTGCATGCTGACGGCGTGGCTCAATTGCCGGACGAAAACGTCGCCGAAGCGGTGCAGCGGTTACCGGGGGTCAGCGTCGAGCGTGATCAGGGCGAAGGACGGTTTGTCAGCGTGCGCGGTCTGGGGCCGGACCTCAACAGCGTGACCATCAACGGCACGCTGGTGCCGTCGCCGGAAAGCGAACGCCGCGCCGTAGCTCTTGATGTGTTGCCCTCGGAACTGGTGCAGTCCTTGTCGGTGATCAAAACCCTGACCCCGGACATGGATGCCAACTCGCTGGGCGGCACCGTTGATGTGAAAAGCCTCTCGGCCTTCGATCACACGGGCCTGTTCTACACCGGCAGCAGCGAAGCCAGTTATGACAAGAACACCCACCAGACCAGCCCGAAGTTTTCCGGCGCCGTCAGTGATCGTTTCAGCCTCGGCGACGGCATCGACAACTTCGGTGTCGCCGCCGCGCTGAGCTGGCAGAAGCGCGACTTCGGCTCGGACAACGTCGAAACCGGCGGTGCCTGGGATTTCGAGCAGGGCGCCAAACTTGAGGAGTTCGAGCAACGTGACTACGACATCAGCCGCGAACGTGCTGGCGGTGGCCTGAACTTCGATTACAAGCCTGATGACCTCAGCAGCTATTACCTGCGCACGCTTTACAGCCGCTACAAGGACAGCGAAACGCGTAACTCCACCAGCTTCGAATTCGCCGATCCACAGGCCGCAGGCGAATTGGGTGACGCCGAAGGTTCGCGCAAACTCAAGCAGCGCGAAGAGACCCAGGAAATCCAGTCCTACGTTTTCGGTGGCGAGCGCATGTTCGGCCTCTGGACTGTCAGCAGCCAGGCCGGTTACAGCCGCTCCAGCGAAGACAGCCCGGGCCACATCGCCAATGCCAAATTCGCCGGTATTGATGACTTCACCGACAGCGGTTTCTACGACAATGACAAGCCACGGCCGATCATTGGCCAGGCCTTCTACGACCCGAGCAATTTCAGCCTCGACAAAGTCGACTGGGAAAAACAGAAAACCACCGACACCGAGAAAAACCTGCGCCTGGATCTCGCTCGCGACTACGACTTCAAAGGCTATGCGTCCCAGGTCAAATTCGGTGGCAAGGTCAGCCGGCGCAACAAGGACAACAACCTCGACGCCTGGGTCTATGAAGACTTCGACGATCTCGGTTTCAGTGATGACCAACTCAATCTGACGCAATTCAAGAAGGGCAATGTCGACTACCGTCTCGGCCAGTTCGGGCCGGGTATCAGTGGCAGTGCGGTCAAGCAGTTGATCGGCGGCCTCAATCAAGCGGATTTCTATGACGAGACCGAATCGCGGGTCAACGACTTCAAGATCAGCGAGGACATCAACTCCGGCTACCTGATGAACACCCTCGATATCGACGACTGGCGCTTTATCGCCGGTCTACGCTACGAGGGCACCGAGTTCGAAGCCAAGGGCACCGGCGTGACCGACGGCGAGTTCCAGTCCACCGAGACCAAGCGCCGTTATCACCACTGGTTGCCGGGGCTGCACGCACGCTATCAACTGGACAAGAACACTCAGGTCCGTGCGGCCTGGACCAAATCCGTGGTGCGCCCGACTTTCGGCCAGCTCGCGCCCGGGTTTGTCATCGACGATGACGAGGCCACGTTTGGCAACCCGGAACTCAAGCCGCTGGAGTCGAGCAATCTCGACCTCGGTATCGAGCACTACATGGGCCGCGCCGGCACCGTCTCGGCGTTCGTGTTCTACAAGGACATCAAGAACTTCGTCTACAACACCGACCTGGCAGGCTCGGGTGCCTGGGTCGATTTCTCCGAAGCCCACACGTTCGCCAATGGCGACAGCGCCAAACTCTATGGCCTGGAGCTGGCGTACTCACAGAAATTCGACTGGCTGCCGGCGCCCTGGAACGGCCTGCTGGTTGGCGCCAATACCACCTTCAGCCGATCGGATGCCGAGATCAAAGGCTTCGACGCTGCCAGCGGTATCAATCGCAAGCGCAGCATCGATTTGCCCAATCAGGCCGATACGGTCGGCAACCTGATGCTCGGTTGGGAGGACGACAAGCTGAGCCTGCGCCTGTCGGCCAACTACAAGTCGGATTACCTCTTTGAGCTCGCCTCGATCAATGACAAGGCCCACGACCTGCACGTCGATGCCCAGACCTTTGTCGACTTCAGCGCTCGTTACTCGCTGACCAAAAACCTCCAGGTCAGCTTCGAGGCGCAGAACCTCACCGACGAGCCCTATTTCGTTTACACCGGCAACCGCTCCTACAACGGCCAGTACGAAGAATACGGCCCGACCTACAAGCTCGGCCTGACCTTCACCCACTTCTAA
- a CDS encoding phytase has product MSISFLPKRHVLAALICLTTGQVLAAAPTLSLKPWAPNLSVDAVAFLPASPDGERLAASERDGLLLLDAQGKEQLRLKGSFNGVDSRAAGQQVLVASLDNNRQQALLVSLDPRKRTWGQPVYLPPRDYPVNGLCLYRDDASNLFLFLVGEEGKGEQWLVGNGATLNSQPQRVRGLPLPPSATDCQVDDGVNQLLVNEENVGWWAYPAHPEADVTRSPVAMREPFGEIKKTAGAMALVPGGIVALDPKAAQLHLYQHQGERWSAQAILALPGLNEPESLALRPTDKGLQILLRDDDDGRLYQGVLDWQPTPMPLTPVLPSVKALSQSDPVGRQGDAADDPAIWIHPQQPSLSRVLGTNKKQGLLAYDLQGKLLQDLPVGRLNNVDVRPNFKLGQQTVDLAVASNRDRNSLSLFSIDRHSGELREAGEIPTPLKDIYGICLFQPASGELYAIANDKDGTFLQYRLNAPNGTVHGELVRQFKVDSQPEGCVADDQRQRLFLGEEDVGVWAVDARADQPATLSSVIKVGPQLQADVEGLALYQSAAHDYLVISSQGNDSYLVLDAEPPFASRGAFRVGLNAELGIDGAAETDGLEVTSVNLGGPWSQGMLVVQDGRKRMPEQTQNFKFVPWAEVTQALKLP; this is encoded by the coding sequence ATGAGTATTTCGTTTCTACCCAAGCGCCACGTGCTGGCTGCATTGATTTGCCTGACCACCGGCCAGGTGCTGGCGGCTGCGCCGACCCTGTCTCTCAAACCCTGGGCACCGAACCTGTCGGTCGATGCCGTGGCGTTTCTGCCCGCCAGCCCCGACGGCGAACGCCTCGCCGCCAGCGAGCGTGACGGCTTGCTCTTGCTGGATGCGCAAGGCAAGGAACAGCTGCGTTTGAAGGGCTCGTTCAATGGCGTGGACAGCCGCGCCGCCGGCCAACAAGTGTTGGTCGCGAGCCTCGACAACAATCGTCAGCAAGCACTGTTGGTCAGCCTTGATCCGCGTAAGCGCACATGGGGTCAACCGGTTTATCTGCCGCCGCGCGATTACCCGGTCAATGGTCTGTGCCTGTACCGCGACGATGCGAGCAACCTGTTCCTGTTTCTAGTGGGCGAGGAGGGCAAGGGCGAGCAATGGCTGGTGGGCAATGGCGCGACGCTCAACTCCCAGCCACAACGAGTGCGCGGTTTGCCGCTGCCGCCTTCGGCAACGGATTGCCAGGTCGACGATGGCGTCAATCAGTTGCTGGTCAACGAGGAAAACGTCGGATGGTGGGCCTACCCGGCGCATCCCGAAGCCGATGTCACGCGCAGCCCGGTGGCCATGCGTGAACCGTTCGGCGAGATCAAAAAAACCGCAGGCGCCATGGCGTTGGTGCCGGGTGGCATTGTCGCGCTCGACCCGAAAGCGGCGCAATTGCACCTCTATCAGCATCAGGGTGAACGCTGGTCAGCTCAGGCAATCCTGGCGCTGCCAGGCTTGAACGAACCGGAAAGCCTCGCCCTGCGCCCAACCGATAAAGGCCTGCAAATACTGCTGCGTGACGATGACGACGGCCGACTGTATCAAGGCGTGCTCGACTGGCAGCCTACGCCGATGCCGTTGACGCCAGTGCTGCCAAGCGTAAAAGCGCTGAGTCAAAGTGATCCGGTCGGGCGCCAGGGCGATGCGGCGGACGATCCGGCGATCTGGATTCACCCCCAGCAACCCTCCCTGAGCCGTGTGCTGGGCACCAATAAAAAGCAGGGGCTGCTGGCGTACGACCTGCAAGGCAAGTTGCTGCAGGACCTGCCGGTCGGACGCCTGAACAACGTCGACGTGCGACCGAATTTCAAACTCGGCCAGCAGACGGTCGACCTCGCCGTGGCCAGCAATCGCGATCGCAACAGCCTTAGCCTGTTCAGCATCGACCGTCATAGCGGCGAGCTGCGCGAAGCTGGCGAGATCCCCACGCCACTCAAGGACATCTACGGCATCTGCCTGTTTCAGCCCGCGAGTGGCGAGCTTTACGCCATTGCCAATGACAAGGACGGCACCTTCCTGCAATACCGCCTGAACGCGCCGAACGGCACGGTGCATGGTGAGTTGGTGCGTCAGTTCAAGGTCGATAGCCAACCCGAAGGGTGCGTGGCCGACGACCAGCGCCAACGACTGTTTCTCGGTGAAGAAGACGTCGGCGTCTGGGCGGTGGATGCCCGCGCCGATCAACCGGCGACATTGAGCAGCGTAATCAAGGTCGGGCCGCAACTGCAGGCCGATGTGGAAGGACTGGCGCTCTATCAAAGTGCGGCTCACGACTATCTGGTGATCTCCAGCCAAGGCAACGACAGCTACCTGGTGCTGGATGCCGAGCCACCGTTTGCTTCGCGCGGCGCCTTTCGCGTCGGTTTGAACGCCGAGCTCGGCATCGACGGTGCGGCGGAAACCGACGGCCTGGAGGTCACCTCGGTGAACCTCGGCGGGCCTTGGAGTCAAGGCATGCTGGTGGTGCAGGACGGCCGCAAACGCATGCCCGAGCAAACGCAGAACTTCAAATTTGTGCCGTGGGCCGAAGTCACCCAAGCCCTGAAGTTGCCTTGA
- the tolQ gene encoding protein TolQ: MQATLEHMTIWGLISDASLLVKAVMLTLLLASLLSWYLIIQRSRVLQQRERQMNAFVQRFRDTTDLLPLYRETADSENGVEPIFHAGLHEFNHLHQHTGNAADVVLEGVERALYVAISEQEVQLEKSLQFLATVGSVSPYIGLFGTVWGIMNSFLGLSQVQQATLSTVAPGIAEALIATAIGLFAAIPAVIAYNRFSSRSQTLLTRYYAFGNELQVRLHRTLHGKSLNLAAAA, from the coding sequence ATGCAGGCCACACTCGAACACATGACGATCTGGGGGCTGATCAGCGACGCCAGTCTGTTGGTCAAAGCGGTCATGCTTACCCTGTTGCTGGCCTCGTTGCTCAGTTGGTACTTGATCATCCAGCGCAGTCGCGTGCTGCAACAGCGCGAACGGCAGATGAACGCTTTTGTGCAGCGCTTTCGCGACACGACGGATCTGCTGCCGCTGTACCGGGAAACGGCTGACAGCGAGAACGGCGTCGAGCCGATATTTCACGCCGGGCTTCACGAGTTCAATCATCTTCATCAGCACACGGGCAATGCCGCCGACGTGGTGCTCGAAGGAGTGGAGCGCGCGTTGTACGTCGCCATCAGCGAGCAGGAAGTGCAGTTGGAGAAAAGCTTGCAGTTCCTCGCGACGGTCGGTTCGGTCAGCCCTTACATCGGCCTGTTCGGTACCGTTTGGGGAATCATGAACTCGTTTCTCGGCTTGTCTCAGGTGCAGCAAGCAACGCTGTCGACCGTGGCACCGGGCATCGCCGAAGCGCTGATCGCCACGGCCATCGGCCTGTTTGCGGCGATTCCGGCGGTGATTGCCTACAACCGTTTTTCCTCCCGCAGCCAGACCTTGCTCACCCGTTACTACGCCTTCGGCAATGAGCTTCAAGTGCGCTTGCATCGCACGTTGCACGGCAAGTCGTTGAACCTGGCCGCCGCAGCCTGA
- the tolR gene encoding protein TolR — translation MLVRPQRKHGPKAEMNVVPYIDVMLVLLVIFMVTAPMLTQGVKIDLPKVASEALATDTRQQILTLSVKAEGGYYWNLGGELDTQHQTDSAVTLDDMRAKVAQIVSERHDTQVFIRADKDAGYGSVVSAMAALQQGGVSNLGLVTEALQ, via the coding sequence ATGTTGGTCAGACCGCAACGCAAGCACGGGCCGAAGGCCGAAATGAACGTCGTGCCGTACATCGATGTGATGTTGGTGCTGCTGGTGATTTTCATGGTCACCGCACCGATGCTGACTCAGGGAGTGAAGATCGACCTGCCCAAGGTGGCCAGTGAAGCCCTCGCCACTGACACGCGTCAGCAAATCCTGACCCTGTCGGTGAAGGCCGAGGGCGGTTACTACTGGAACCTCGGCGGTGAACTCGATACCCAGCACCAGACCGACAGCGCCGTGACACTCGACGACATGCGGGCAAAGGTCGCGCAGATTGTCAGTGAGCGGCATGACACACAGGTCTTTATCCGCGCCGACAAGGACGCCGGTTATGGCAGTGTGGTCTCGGCGATGGCGGCGTTGCAGCAGGGCGGGGTCAGCAACCTCGGGCTGGTGACCGAGGCTCTGCAATGA